A genome region from Nocardia sp. NBC_00565 includes the following:
- a CDS encoding GNAT family N-acetyltransferase produces MEDHPLSDGTVWLSRPTEADIDAIVECCQEPTIGEWVTIPVPYHREHAEAFLTEMVAPGWAADSPIWAVRRSADGPVVGMIGLGQRDASTREIGFWLVPAHRGCGLMSRAIALVCEFGFHPDGLALARISWRAFVGNHRSAAAVRRNGFHYEGMTRLGSLQRGVRRDTWLAGRLATDPSGPATDWPPGI; encoded by the coding sequence ATGGAGGATCACCCGCTATCCGACGGAACCGTCTGGCTGTCACGGCCGACCGAGGCCGATATCGACGCCATCGTCGAATGCTGCCAGGAGCCGACGATCGGCGAGTGGGTGACGATCCCCGTGCCCTACCACCGGGAGCACGCCGAGGCCTTTCTCACCGAGATGGTCGCGCCGGGCTGGGCCGCCGACAGCCCGATCTGGGCGGTGCGGCGCAGCGCCGACGGTCCGGTTGTCGGAATGATCGGCCTCGGTCAACGTGATGCATCGACCCGCGAGATCGGCTTCTGGCTGGTACCCGCACACCGCGGCTGCGGATTGATGTCGCGCGCGATTGCGCTGGTGTGCGAATTCGGTTTCCACCCGGACGGATTGGCGCTGGCCCGGATCAGCTGGCGCGCCTTCGTCGGCAACCATCGCTCGGCCGCGGCCGTGCGCCGCAACGGTTTTCACTATGAGGGCATGACCAGGCTCGGCAGCCTGCAGCGCGGTGTCCGCCGCGACACCTGGCTGGCCGGACGGCTGGCGACGGACCCGTCCGGCCCGGCCACGGATTGGCCGCCCGGGATCTGA
- a CDS encoding DUF2127 domain-containing protein, which translates to MDWALRACGWHGHYTYAPDEPELADRLRVETVAGVAWRCLRCGTFVPGEPVGSGPADHAPEVPRGRLLRDRWLMRALAIERLVRGLLLVVAALAVFKFRSSREDMRAVFDEELPLLRPLADQIGWDIDRSKLVHLIDEAFSLSNTTLLWVAIGILAYAGLQAIEALGLWLVKRWGEYFAVVATSIFLPLEIYELTEKITVLRIGALLINIAAVVWLVYSKRLFGLRGGGAAYHAEHSTESLLSVERSALAVPAK; encoded by the coding sequence ATGGATTGGGCGTTGCGCGCGTGCGGCTGGCACGGCCACTACACCTATGCGCCGGATGAGCCGGAATTGGCGGATCGGCTGCGCGTCGAGACCGTGGCGGGTGTCGCGTGGCGGTGTCTGCGCTGTGGCACATTCGTGCCGGGCGAACCGGTCGGGTCCGGACCCGCCGATCATGCGCCGGAGGTGCCGCGTGGGCGGCTGTTGCGGGATCGCTGGCTGATGCGGGCGCTGGCGATCGAACGGTTGGTGCGCGGGTTGCTGTTGGTGGTGGCCGCGCTCGCCGTCTTCAAATTCCGTTCCTCGCGCGAAGACATGCGGGCGGTCTTCGATGAGGAACTGCCGCTGCTGCGGCCGCTGGCCGACCAGATCGGGTGGGATATCGACCGATCCAAGCTCGTGCATCTGATCGATGAGGCCTTCTCGCTGTCGAATACCACCTTGCTCTGGGTGGCGATCGGCATCCTCGCCTATGCGGGACTGCAGGCGATCGAGGCGCTCGGGCTCTGGCTCGTGAAGCGCTGGGGTGAGTACTTCGCGGTCGTCGCGACCAGCATCTTCCTGCCGCTGGAAATCTACGAGCTGACCGAGAAGATCACCGTGCTGCGCATCGGCGCGCTGTTGATCAATATCGCCGCGGTGGTCTGGCTGGTCTACAGCAAGCGGCTGTTCGGGCTGCGTGGTGGCGGGGCCGCGTACCACGCCGAGCACAGCACGGAGAGTCTGCTGAGCGTCGAGCGTTCGGCGCTGGCGGTGCCTGCGAAGTAG
- a CDS encoding carboxymuconolactone decarboxylase family protein has protein sequence MEQRFNLIANPVAGSFIKRLNTAGKVVEGSELPAATYELVKIRASQINGCGYCTDMHTKDAAHRGETSVRLNLVAAWHEATVFTEAERAALALTEEATRIGDGRAVSDAVWEQVRKHYDDDQIAALIAAIAMINAWNRMNVISRTPAGDYQPGQWG, from the coding sequence ATGGAACAGCGCTTCAACCTCATCGCCAACCCGGTCGCGGGCAGCTTCATCAAGCGCCTCAATACAGCGGGCAAGGTCGTCGAAGGGTCCGAGCTGCCCGCCGCCACCTATGAGCTGGTCAAGATTCGCGCCAGCCAGATCAACGGCTGCGGCTACTGCACCGATATGCACACCAAGGACGCCGCGCACCGGGGCGAAACGTCCGTGCGGCTCAACCTTGTCGCCGCCTGGCACGAGGCCACCGTCTTCACCGAGGCCGAGCGCGCCGCCCTGGCCCTCACCGAGGAGGCCACCCGCATCGGCGACGGCCGCGCCGTCAGCGATGCGGTGTGGGAGCAGGTCCGCAAGCACTACGACGACGATCAGATCGCGGCCCTCATCGCGGCCATCGCGATGATCAACGCCTGGAACCGGATGAACGTGATCAGTCGCACGCCGGCGGGCGATTACCAGCCCGGCCAGTGGGGGTGA
- a CDS encoding 3-deoxy-7-phosphoheptulonate synthase — MTTAADVDARHSDLDDQRTLSVSPLRSPAEVRLVHQITDSLADVVRAGRTATVDVLNGDDDRLMVIVGPCSVHDPAAALDYARRLAAKAAELNDRLHVVMRVYFEKPRTTLGWKGLINDPHLDGSFDVNTGLGIGRKVLVDITALGLPVACEFLDPITPQYIADLVSYGAIGARTAASQVHRQLSSALSMPVGIKNGTDGDVQVAVDGVRAAAASHVFPGTDLDGRSALIRTTGNPDCHVILRGGSTGPNYDAASVAEARVRLEKAALPQRIVVDASHGNSNKDHNKQVDVVTDIAGRLAAGEPGVVGVMLESFLVAGRQDLTLGHADALTYGQSITDACIDWDTTAAQLDRLADAVRQRRSR, encoded by the coding sequence ATGACTACCGCAGCCGACGTCGACGCGCGGCATTCCGATCTCGATGATCAACGCACTCTCAGCGTGAGCCCGTTGCGCTCACCGGCCGAAGTGCGCCTGGTACACCAGATCACGGATTCGCTCGCGGACGTGGTCCGCGCCGGTCGCACGGCCACCGTCGATGTGCTCAACGGTGACGACGATCGCCTCATGGTGATCGTCGGGCCGTGCTCGGTGCACGATCCCGCCGCCGCGCTGGACTACGCCCGCCGCCTCGCGGCCAAGGCCGCCGAGCTGAACGATCGGCTGCACGTGGTCATGCGGGTGTACTTCGAGAAGCCGCGCACCACCCTCGGCTGGAAAGGGCTGATCAACGATCCGCACCTGGACGGCTCCTTCGACGTCAACACCGGCCTCGGCATCGGCCGCAAGGTGCTGGTCGACATCACCGCCCTCGGCCTCCCGGTGGCCTGTGAATTCCTCGACCCGATCACCCCGCAGTACATCGCGGACCTGGTCTCCTACGGCGCCATCGGCGCGCGCACCGCGGCCAGCCAGGTGCACCGCCAGCTGAGCAGTGCGCTGTCCATGCCGGTCGGCATCAAGAACGGCACCGACGGCGATGTGCAGGTGGCCGTCGACGGCGTCCGGGCCGCCGCCGCCAGTCACGTGTTCCCCGGCACCGACCTGGACGGCCGCTCGGCGCTGATCCGCACCACCGGCAACCCGGACTGCCATGTGATCCTGCGCGGCGGCAGCACCGGCCCGAACTACGACGCCGCCTCGGTCGCCGAGGCCCGCGTCCGGTTGGAGAAGGCCGCGCTGCCGCAGCGGATCGTGGTCGACGCCAGCCACGGCAACAGCAATAAGGATCACAACAAGCAGGTCGACGTGGTCACCGATATCGCGGGCCGGTTGGCCGCGGGTGAGCCGGGCGTCGTCGGTGTGATGCTGGAAAGTTTCCTCGTCGCGGGCCGCCAGGATCTGACCCTCGGCCACGCCGACGCACTGACCTACGGCCAGTCCATCACCGATGCCTGCATCGACTGGGACACCACGGCCGCCCAGCTCGACCGGCTCGCCGACGCGGTGCGGCAGCGCCGCAGTCGCTGA
- a CDS encoding pyridoxal phosphate-dependent aminotransferase, protein MPSHNATVARLRPFASTIFAEMTELAVRHEAVNLGQGFPDTDGPAGMLEVARQAIADGVNQYPPGRGMPILRRAIAADRARRYGTHYDPDTQVLVTVGATEAISAAVLGLVEPGQEVVLIEPYYDSYAAAIALAGAQRRTAHLVADGDRFVLDLDSLRAAITPATKMLIVNSPHNPTGTVLGRADLTAIAEIACAHDLLVLTDEVYEHLVYDGNEHISLATLPGMADRTVVVSSAAKTFSVTGWKTGWACGPANLIDGVLAAKQFLTFVAGGPFQPAVAYALQHELDWVAGLRDTLSDKRLRLAAALADTGFGVRQSAGGYFICADIRPMGATDGLAFCRELPGRIGVAAVPISVFADNKAAWNHLVRFTFCKRDETLDEGVRRLRAGVRVS, encoded by the coding sequence ATGCCCTCGCACAACGCGACCGTCGCTCGCCTTCGCCCGTTTGCCTCCACGATTTTCGCGGAGATGACCGAGTTAGCCGTCCGCCACGAGGCGGTCAACCTGGGGCAGGGCTTTCCCGATACCGACGGTCCCGCGGGCATGCTCGAGGTCGCGCGCCAGGCCATTGCCGATGGGGTGAACCAGTACCCGCCCGGGCGCGGCATGCCGATCCTGCGCCGCGCCATCGCCGCCGATCGCGCCCGCCGCTACGGCACCCACTACGACCCCGACACCCAGGTGCTGGTCACCGTCGGCGCGACGGAGGCGATCAGCGCCGCCGTCCTCGGTTTGGTGGAGCCCGGTCAAGAGGTCGTGCTGATCGAGCCCTACTACGACTCCTACGCGGCCGCCATCGCGCTGGCTGGGGCGCAGCGGCGCACGGCCCACCTCGTCGCCGACGGCGACCGCTTCGTCCTCGACCTGGACAGCCTGCGCGCGGCGATCACGCCCGCGACCAAGATGCTGATCGTCAATTCGCCGCACAACCCGACCGGCACCGTCCTCGGCCGCGCCGATCTCACCGCGATCGCCGAAATCGCCTGCGCGCACGACCTGTTGGTGCTCACCGACGAGGTCTACGAACATCTGGTCTACGACGGCAACGAACACATCAGCCTGGCCACCCTGCCCGGTATGGCCGACCGCACCGTCGTGGTGTCCAGCGCGGCAAAGACTTTCAGCGTCACCGGCTGGAAGACCGGCTGGGCCTGTGGCCCCGCGAATCTCATCGACGGTGTGCTCGCGGCCAAACAATTCCTGACCTTCGTGGCGGGTGGGCCGTTCCAGCCCGCCGTCGCATACGCGTTGCAACATGAACTCGATTGGGTCGCCGGACTGCGAGACACACTGTCGGACAAGCGACTCCGCCTCGCCGCGGCGCTGGCGGATACCGGATTCGGGGTGCGGCAGAGCGCGGGCGGCTACTTCATCTGCGCCGACATCAGGCCAATGGGCGCGACCGATGGCCTGGCCTTCTGCCGCGAACTGCCCGGTCGGATCGGGGTCGCGGCGGTCCCGATCAGCGTATTCGCCGACAATAAAGCGGCGTGGAACCACCTGGTGCGCTTCACGTTCTGCAAACGGGACGAAACCCTCGATGAGGGGGTCCGCCGCCTTCGTGCGGGAGTGCGCGTCAGCTGA
- a CDS encoding oxidoreductase, whose amino-acid sequence MSRWDTSNIADQGGRTFIVTGANSGLGAAAVRALAGAGAQVILACRNVAKGEKVAGEIGERAQVRELDLADLSSVRAFADSVDRVDVLINNAGVMAVPAGRTADGFEMQVGTNHLGHFALTGLLLDKISDRVVTVSSGAHRAGKIDLDDLNWEHRKYQRWSAYGQAKLANLMFAYELQRRLTAAGSSKISVAAHPGYAATELQSHTESIQDTLMALGNRLLAQSAEMGTLPELFAATESAEPGAFYGPGGWQGMRGYPERCDSSAASKNEEVARGLWELSEKLTGVTFAFGK is encoded by the coding sequence ATGAGCAGGTGGGATACCTCGAACATCGCGGATCAGGGCGGCCGGACGTTCATTGTCACCGGCGCGAACAGCGGGCTCGGTGCGGCGGCCGTGCGCGCATTGGCGGGAGCCGGTGCGCAGGTGATCTTGGCCTGTCGGAATGTGGCCAAGGGGGAAAAGGTGGCGGGGGAAATCGGCGAGCGCGCGCAGGTGCGCGAGCTCGATCTTGCCGACCTGTCCTCGGTGCGCGCGTTCGCCGATTCGGTGGACCGGGTCGACGTGCTGATCAACAATGCGGGTGTGATGGCCGTGCCGGCGGGGCGCACCGCCGATGGCTTCGAAATGCAGGTCGGCACAAACCATCTCGGGCACTTCGCGCTGACCGGTCTACTGCTGGACAAGATTTCCGACCGCGTGGTCACGGTGTCCAGCGGCGCGCACCGCGCGGGCAAGATCGATCTCGACGATCTGAACTGGGAGCACCGCAAATACCAGCGCTGGTCCGCCTACGGGCAGGCGAAGCTGGCCAATCTGATGTTCGCCTACGAATTGCAACGCAGACTGACCGCCGCGGGTTCGTCGAAGATCTCGGTCGCCGCGCACCCGGGCTACGCCGCGACGGAGCTGCAGTCGCACACCGAGTCGATTCAGGACACGCTCATGGCGCTCGGCAACCGGCTGCTGGCGCAGAGCGCCGAGATGGGTACGCTGCCAGAGCTTTTCGCGGCGACTGAGTCGGCGGAACCGGGTGCGTTCTACGGGCCGGGCGGATGGCAGGGGATGCGCGGCTACCCCGAACGGTGCGACTCCAGCGCGGCGTCCAAGAACGAGGAAGTCGCGCGCGGTCTGTGGGAGCTGTCGGAGAAGCTGACCGGCGTCACCTTCGCCTTCGGGAAGTAG
- a CDS encoding salicylate synthase yields MSTTERLRVEYVTDPAAAMSRLAAAERFGDYVMYERPGEWVFAADPLGSVALDANELRVLWDGRGTTTAWEGSPASVIDRALGTLPLGGRQAYGWIGFEFCAWALDATRHLDPRTALAHLMIPRIEVRVGESGVRISGATPAEANDIHDLIAASQDTEQAQAYPVDVRLDPTGYRDRVATAVAEIGAGRYQKVILSRKVDLPFAVDVPATYRLGRANNTPARSFLLRLGGLAAAGFSPELVAAVDENRMVTTEPLAGTRAFGLGEAADMAARADLVTDPKEIVEHAISVQTSFAEIAAVAEPGTPAVSDFMAVRERGSVQHLASIVRGRLAADRSSWDALEVLFPSVTASGIPKREAVDSVFRLDGAPRGLYSGAVVTISPSGAMEATLVLRAVYQTTEGAWLRAGGGIVGQSRPDREFEETCEKLGSIAPYVVKA; encoded by the coding sequence TTGTCGACCACGGAGCGCTTGCGCGTTGAGTATGTGACCGATCCGGCGGCAGCGATGTCCCGGCTGGCGGCAGCCGAGCGCTTCGGCGACTACGTGATGTACGAACGCCCCGGTGAGTGGGTGTTCGCGGCGGATCCACTCGGCAGTGTCGCGCTGGACGCGAACGAACTGCGGGTGCTCTGGGATGGACGCGGCACCACCACGGCGTGGGAGGGCAGCCCGGCGAGCGTCATCGACCGCGCCCTCGGCACGCTGCCGCTCGGCGGTCGGCAGGCCTACGGCTGGATCGGATTCGAGTTCTGCGCATGGGCATTGGACGCGACCCGGCATCTGGATCCGCGAACGGCACTGGCGCATCTGATGATTCCGCGCATCGAGGTGCGGGTCGGCGAATCCGGCGTGCGGATCTCCGGCGCGACACCCGCCGAGGCCAATGACATTCACGATCTCATCGCCGCATCGCAGGACACCGAACAGGCACAGGCGTATCCGGTCGACGTGCGTCTCGATCCGACCGGCTATCGCGATCGGGTCGCTACGGCGGTCGCGGAGATCGGTGCCGGGCGTTATCAGAAGGTCATTCTTTCCAGGAAGGTCGATCTGCCGTTCGCGGTCGATGTGCCCGCCACCTACCGGCTCGGTCGCGCCAACAACACTCCGGCGCGGTCGTTCCTGCTGCGCCTCGGCGGGCTCGCGGCGGCGGGATTCAGCCCGGAATTGGTTGCCGCCGTCGACGAGAATCGGATGGTCACCACCGAGCCGCTCGCCGGAACCCGCGCCTTCGGCCTGGGCGAGGCCGCCGATATGGCGGCCAGGGCCGACCTCGTCACCGACCCCAAAGAGATCGTGGAGCACGCGATTTCGGTGCAGACCTCGTTTGCCGAGATCGCCGCGGTGGCCGAACCCGGGACACCCGCCGTCTCCGATTTCATGGCTGTCCGTGAGCGCGGCAGCGTGCAGCATCTGGCCTCCATTGTCCGCGGGCGGTTGGCCGCGGACCGTTCCAGCTGGGACGCGCTGGAGGTGCTCTTCCCGTCGGTCACCGCTTCCGGTATTCCGAAGCGCGAGGCCGTGGATTCGGTGTTCCGGCTCGATGGTGCGCCGCGCGGTTTGTATTCCGGTGCCGTGGTGACGATCTCGCCGAGCGGTGCGATGGAGGCCACGCTGGTCCTGCGTGCGGTTTATCAGACCACCGAGGGCGCCTGGCTGCGGGCGGGCGGGGGCATCGTCGGACAGTCCCGGCCGGACCGTGAATTCGAGGAGACCTGCGAAAAGCTCGGCAGCATCGCGCCCTATGTCGTCAAGGCGTAA
- a CDS encoding sigma-70 family RNA polymerase sigma factor: MVAALLADLFESHRAHLLSVAYRLTGSAGDAEDAVQESWLRLAGARQSEIEDLRAWLTTVVSRICLDHLRRAAVRRESYVGQWLPEPVVTGIAGSSAPDPLEVVVRKQECSLAAMVVLERLTPSQRVAFVLHDGLSVPFDEIAEILGVSVEAARQLAVRARKSVAQAPPPAPDGEHAAAVRKFMDALATGDIGAVTAALHPDSVIVGDANGTTSTAVNVVGGADKVGRFFLGLLRKYGMDGSSEPTLEYEFATVNGQLGLVLYRVAPGYGRLDGLARVVGFAVRDGLICGAYDLANPEKLTRVRLG; the protein is encoded by the coding sequence GTGGTTGCCGCTCTACTCGCCGACTTGTTCGAATCGCATCGGGCGCATCTGCTCTCGGTCGCATACCGGCTGACGGGCAGCGCGGGCGACGCCGAAGACGCGGTGCAGGAGAGTTGGCTACGGCTGGCCGGTGCGCGTCAATCCGAGATCGAGGATCTGCGGGCCTGGCTGACCACTGTGGTCAGCCGAATCTGCCTGGACCACCTACGCAGAGCCGCGGTGCGCCGGGAAAGCTATGTGGGGCAGTGGCTTCCGGAGCCGGTGGTGACCGGTATCGCGGGGTCGAGCGCGCCGGACCCGCTGGAGGTGGTGGTCCGCAAACAGGAATGCAGTCTTGCCGCCATGGTGGTGCTGGAGCGGCTGACGCCGTCGCAGCGGGTGGCATTCGTACTGCACGACGGACTTTCGGTGCCGTTCGACGAGATCGCCGAGATACTGGGTGTTTCGGTGGAGGCCGCACGTCAACTGGCCGTGCGGGCCAGGAAGTCGGTCGCGCAGGCCCCGCCGCCCGCTCCGGATGGTGAGCATGCGGCCGCGGTGCGGAAATTCATGGATGCCCTCGCGACCGGTGATATCGGCGCGGTAACCGCTGCGCTGCACCCGGATTCGGTGATCGTCGGCGATGCGAACGGCACCACTTCGACTGCCGTGAATGTTGTCGGTGGCGCGGACAAGGTCGGCCGGTTCTTCCTCGGCCTGCTGCGCAAGTACGGGATGGACGGTTCGTCGGAGCCGACGTTGGAATACGAATTCGCGACGGTCAATGGGCAATTGGGTCTGGTGTTGTACCGGGTGGCCCCGGGCTACGGGCGTCTCGACGGTCTGGCGCGGGTGGTCGGATTCGCTGTTCGCGACGGATTGATCTGCGGTGCTTACGATCTCGCCAATCCGGAGAAGTTGACCCGCGTTCGTCTCGGCTGA
- a CDS encoding trimeric intracellular cation channel family protein — protein sequence MAHFDSAVNTAQHVGELFGVVAFAASGALLAVRRGFDVFGIVVLACSTALGGGVIRDLVIGRTPPAAFVDLSYLWTALLAAAVIFFWHPSPRVTSGPLEVADAFGLGLFCVTGTVIAYNHGLGAPSATLLGLVTAIGGGVIRDLLGGQTPSVLVPEQIYAVPALFGAAATATLLHFNAYNPVTGIVAALGAIGFRLLALRYNWHAPQALRRPQDRA from the coding sequence ATGGCGCATTTCGATTCCGCGGTCAATACCGCACAGCATGTCGGGGAGTTGTTCGGCGTTGTCGCGTTCGCGGCCTCGGGGGCGCTGCTCGCGGTGCGGCGGGGGTTCGATGTCTTCGGGATCGTGGTGCTTGCCTGCAGTACGGCGTTGGGTGGCGGGGTCATTCGGGATCTGGTGATCGGTCGGACGCCACCGGCGGCATTCGTCGATCTCAGTTATCTGTGGACCGCGCTACTGGCGGCCGCGGTCATCTTCTTCTGGCATCCATCGCCGCGGGTGACCAGCGGGCCGCTGGAAGTGGCCGATGCGTTCGGGCTCGGGTTGTTCTGCGTCACCGGCACGGTGATCGCCTACAACCACGGCCTCGGTGCGCCGTCGGCCACACTGCTCGGGCTGGTCACCGCGATCGGCGGCGGGGTGATCCGCGATCTACTCGGCGGGCAGACGCCGAGTGTGCTGGTACCCGAGCAGATCTATGCGGTACCAGCACTTTTCGGCGCCGCCGCGACCGCGACGCTGCTGCATTTCAATGCCTACAACCCGGTCACCGGCATCGTTGCCGCCCTGGGCGCCATCGGGTTCCGATTGCTCGCGCTGCGGTACAACTGGCACGCACCACAGGCCCTGCGGCGTCCGCAGGACCGGGCCTAG
- a CDS encoding glycerol-3-phosphate 1-O-acyltransferase encodes MIDHRGDTPAPARATAPESVVALIDAGSGVERELVGTWLAEGGLVHDLGVDAPVTQLDLDSGAIAGRLVGRRDDPLVVPVRVLWLPPERDGVRRITFADMALLTNPRKPNRLAQRRLVGKSPDRHVVLTGQPALLSELRVNNPEAAALLMKGSAEPFARAIVRAAVVALERAERSIIGDRYKVPRLVAEEILDSPEFLRRLEFIADQIGASPHEVYRRAEKALRELVAAQSRLVSDLFTQAMRPIHASTWKVDSDDSGLDGLRELNRRYPLVFLPSHRSYVDAFVLGDVLARNDFPPNHVIGGANLSFWPMGPIARRTGTVFIRRSFGDDEVYKAVVEEYFAYLLAKRFNMEWYFEGGRTRTGKLRPPRYGLLNYLAAAVRSNRIDDVLLVPVSITYERLNELGAIATEQVGGKKKPEGLAWMARYVRSQQHSAGRVYVRFGDPLSARDRLAAYGDPLTPPPMTIPLHRTEQSGTEPSSAAESAEVAELERKAVQRLAFEVAVGINAVTPITVNALVTLALLGVHERALTLGEVRTLLAPVLRYIEKRGLPSGELAALRDEQSLAVVLEQLSLAKVVTVYRGGLEPVYSIEAGAHLEAAFYRNNAVHWFINRAILELSILAAVETRAPDQLRAGWDEAFRLRDLLKFEFFFPERAEFSAQMTAEMLLVDPEWHQRTAEDTLGADILNKLTASGFIMAHRALRSFVDAQLVVAERLAARDSGEEIDRKEFIDECVAVGKQMLLQQRLRSPESVSTELFTSALKLADNHGLLTPVSHDSAKRRAELVRRRIEFADQLRTIATRIGQAATLDPFNRPAPGA; translated from the coding sequence ATGATCGATCACCGCGGGGACACGCCCGCTCCGGCTAGAGCGACAGCACCCGAATCGGTGGTGGCGCTCATCGACGCGGGCTCCGGAGTGGAACGCGAACTCGTGGGCACGTGGCTGGCCGAGGGCGGTCTCGTGCACGACCTCGGCGTCGACGCACCCGTCACCCAATTGGATCTGGACTCGGGCGCGATCGCCGGGCGGCTGGTCGGGCGTCGCGACGATCCACTGGTGGTGCCGGTGCGCGTGCTGTGGCTGCCACCGGAACGCGACGGGGTTCGACGCATCACCTTCGCCGATATGGCCCTGCTGACCAACCCGCGCAAGCCGAACCGGCTCGCCCAACGCAGGCTGGTCGGCAAATCGCCGGACCGGCATGTGGTGCTCACCGGCCAGCCCGCCCTGCTCAGCGAACTGCGCGTCAATAACCCGGAGGCGGCGGCGCTGCTGATGAAGGGCTCCGCCGAGCCGTTCGCCCGTGCCATCGTGCGTGCGGCGGTGGTCGCGCTGGAACGCGCCGAACGCTCCATCATCGGCGACCGCTACAAGGTGCCGCGGCTGGTGGCCGAGGAGATTCTCGACTCGCCCGAATTCCTGCGCAGGCTCGAATTCATCGCCGATCAGATCGGTGCCAGTCCGCACGAGGTGTACCGGCGGGCGGAGAAGGCGCTGCGCGAACTCGTCGCCGCACAGAGCCGGCTGGTCTCGGATCTGTTCACCCAGGCGATGCGCCCGATCCACGCCTCGACCTGGAAGGTCGACAGCGACGACTCCGGTTTGGACGGTCTGCGCGAGCTCAACCGGCGCTATCCGCTGGTCTTCCTGCCCTCGCACCGGTCCTATGTCGACGCATTCGTGCTCGGTGATGTGCTGGCCCGCAACGACTTCCCGCCGAATCATGTGATCGGCGGCGCGAACCTGAGTTTCTGGCCGATGGGACCGATCGCGCGGCGCACCGGCACCGTCTTCATTCGCCGCAGCTTCGGCGACGACGAGGTCTACAAGGCGGTGGTCGAGGAGTACTTCGCCTACCTGCTGGCCAAGCGATTCAATATGGAGTGGTACTTCGAGGGCGGGCGCACCCGCACCGGGAAGCTACGCCCGCCGCGCTACGGGTTGCTGAATTATCTTGCCGCCGCGGTCCGTTCGAATCGCATCGACGATGTCCTGCTCGTCCCGGTCTCGATCACCTACGAGCGGCTCAATGAGCTCGGCGCCATCGCCACCGAGCAGGTGGGCGGGAAGAAGAAGCCGGAGGGGCTCGCCTGGATGGCGCGCTATGTGCGCAGCCAACAGCATTCGGCCGGACGCGTCTACGTGCGGTTCGGCGATCCGCTCTCGGCGCGTGATCGCCTTGCGGCATACGGGGATCCGCTCACCCCGCCGCCGATGACCATTCCGCTGCACCGCACCGAGCAGTCCGGGACCGAGCCGAGTAGTGCGGCCGAGTCCGCGGAGGTCGCCGAGCTGGAGCGAAAGGCCGTGCAGCGGTTGGCCTTCGAGGTCGCCGTCGGCATCAACGCGGTCACCCCGATCACGGTCAACGCGCTGGTCACCCTGGCCCTGCTCGGTGTGCACGAGCGCGCGCTCACCCTCGGCGAGGTGCGCACCCTGCTGGCGCCGGTGCTGCGCTATATCGAAAAGCGTGGGCTACCCAGTGGCGAGCTGGCGGCGTTGCGCGATGAGCAGAGTCTCGCGGTCGTACTCGAACAGCTGTCGCTGGCCAAGGTGGTGACGGTGTATCGCGGTGGGCTGGAACCGGTCTACTCGATCGAGGCGGGTGCGCATCTGGAGGCCGCGTTCTATCGCAACAACGCGGTGCACTGGTTCATCAACCGCGCGATCCTCGAATTGTCCATCCTGGCCGCGGTGGAGACGCGGGCGCCGGATCAGCTGCGGGCCGGATGGGACGAGGCGTTCCGGTTGCGCGATCTGCTCAAGTTCGAATTCTTCTTCCCGGAACGGGCCGAGTTCTCGGCCCAGATGACCGCGGAGATGCTGCTTGTCGATCCGGAGTGGCATCAGCGCACCGCCGAGGACACCCTCGGCGCGGACATTCTGAACAAGTTGACCGCCTCCGGATTCATCATGGCGCACCGCGCGCTGCGCTCATTCGTCGACGCGCAACTGGTGGTGGCCGAACGGTTGGCGGCCCGCGACAGCGGCGAGGAAATCGACCGCAAGGAATTCATCGACGAATGCGTCGCGGTCGGCAAGCAGATGCTGCTGCAGCAGCGGTTGCGCAGCCCCGAATCGGTCTCCACCGAATTGTTCACCAGCGCACTGAAACTCGCGGACAACCACGGACTGCTGACACCGGTGAGCCATGATTCGGCCAAGCGGAGGGCCGAATTGGTCCGGCGCAGAATCGAATTCGCCGACCAGCTGCGGACCATCGCCACCCGGATCGGGCAGGCAGCCACACTGGATCCGTTCAATCGGCCCGCACCGGGGGCCTGA